ACAGCAGGCCGTCTTTTCGTCCTATCATTCCGAGACGGACATGCTGCGCTATCTGCGTCGCCTCGCCGACAAGGATCTGGCGCTGGACCGCACGATGATTCCGCTCGGCTCCTGTACGATGAAACTGAACGCCACCGTCGAGATGACGCCGATCACATGGCCCGGCTTCTGTGATCTGCATCCATTTGCGCCCGCCGACCAGACGGAAGGCTACACCGAGCTGTTCAGCGATCTTGAGTCATGGCTCTGCGCGGTCAGCGGTTATGACGCCGTGTCGCTCCAGCCAAACTCCGGCGCACAGGGCGAATATGCGGGGCTGCTGGCCATTCGCGGCTATCATCGTGCGCGTGGTCAGGAGCAGCGTGATGTCTGTCTGATCCCGGCCTCCGCGCACGGCACCAACCCGGCGTCCGCGCAGATGGCGGCCATGAAAGTCGTTGTCGTGAAATGCGATGATGACGGCAATGTGGATATGGATGACCTGAAAGCCAAGATCGTCCGGCACGCCGACACGCTGGCGGCGATCATGATCACCTATCCCTCCACGCACGGTGTGTTTGAAGAGTCCGTCCGCGACATCTGTGCGCTGGTGCATGAGGCAGGCGGGCAGGTCTATCTCGACGGCGCGAACATGAACGCGCAGGTCGGCCTGTCCCAGCCGGGCAAGTATGGCGCGGATGTCAGCCATTTCAACCTGCACAAGACATTCTGCATCCCGCATGGCGGTGGCGGACCGGGCATGGGACCGATTGGGGTGCGTTCGCATCTCGCACCGTTTCTGCCGGGACGTCCGGAACTTGGCGAAGACCTTGCCGTGTCCGCCGCCCCGTTTGGTTCGGCCTCGATCCTGCCGATCTCGTGGGCCTATATCCGCCTGATGGGGGATGAAGGACTGGCGCGGGCGACCACCCTCGCCATTCTGAATTCGAACTATATCGTGGCCCGTCTTTCTGACGCCTATCCCATCCTCTATCGCGGCACGAAGGGCCGGGTTGCGCATGAATGCATCGTCGATCTGCGTCCTATCAGGGATGCGACAGGTGTGACCGTGGATGACATCGCCAAGCGTCTGGTGGATTTCGGTTTCCACGCGCCGACCGTCAGTTTTCCGGTGCCCGGCACATTCATGATCGAGCCGACTGAATCCGAGGGCAAGCGTGAACTTGACCGATTCTGCGATGCGATGCTGGCGATCCGCGAAGAAATCCGTCAGATCGAGACTGGCGTGATTGCAGTCGAGGCGTCTGCCCTGCGTCATGCGCCCCATACAGCACGGGATCTGGCGGTAACGGCCTGGGACCGCGCTTATGAGCGCGCGGAAGGATGCTTCCCGGCAGGTGTCGCACCCTCAACGAAATACTGGCCCCCGGTCGGACGCATTGACAATGCCTACGGTGACCGCAATCTGGTCTGCGCCTGTCCGGAACTATCTTCGTATTTGTGAGTTTTATCTGGGCGAGCGCGTAATTCTGACGCTTTTTCGGGATAACCAGATCAATGACAAAGGCGCCTTCCGCCCTCGGCGCACGTTTGGGCA
The Acetobacter aceti genome window above contains:
- the gcvP gene encoding aminomethyl-transferring glycine dehydrogenase, translating into MPSWSSLLPPSDAFASRHIGPREAEIAAMLGAVGASSEEVLREETMPASIRSKEPMGIGRGWSEVEVLARLREIAGRNRVMTSLIGQGYYGTVLPGVIQRNILENPAWYTAYTPYQPEISQGRLEALLNFQTLVTELTGLDIANASLLDEATAAAEAMALARRVAKSRSNIFFVDADTHPQTLAVLRTRAEPFGFEILVGDIGHDLDASTVFGALFSYPGTSGAVRDPRAAIESLHEAGAIAVIAADPLALTLLKSPGELGADIAIGSMQRFGVPMGFGGPHAAYMAVRDAYKRNMPGRLVGVSVDAAGQPAYRLALQTREQHIRREKATSNICTAQVLLANIAAMYAVYHGPEGLKAIAERVAGLTAALASGLRALGVEVQTTAVFDTLTVRVTPEKAQEIHQSAIAAGMNFRRVGEGVIGLSLDETTTPEVIEAVWRCFDPDCPTEALAAAADPTPGLSSDIPDGLFREKSFLQQAVFSSYHSETDMLRYLRRLADKDLALDRTMIPLGSCTMKLNATVEMTPITWPGFCDLHPFAPADQTEGYTELFSDLESWLCAVSGYDAVSLQPNSGAQGEYAGLLAIRGYHRARGQEQRDVCLIPASAHGTNPASAQMAAMKVVVVKCDDDGNVDMDDLKAKIVRHADTLAAIMITYPSTHGVFEESVRDICALVHEAGGQVYLDGANMNAQVGLSQPGKYGADVSHFNLHKTFCIPHGGGGPGMGPIGVRSHLAPFLPGRPELGEDLAVSAAPFGSASILPISWAYIRLMGDEGLARATTLAILNSNYIVARLSDAYPILYRGTKGRVAHECIVDLRPIRDATGVTVDDIAKRLVDFGFHAPTVSFPVPGTFMIEPTESEGKRELDRFCDAMLAIREEIRQIETGVIAVEASALRHAPHTARDLAVTAWDRAYERAEGCFPAGVAPSTKYWPPVGRIDNAYGDRNLVCACPELSSYL